From the Equus przewalskii isolate Varuska chromosome 19, EquPr2, whole genome shotgun sequence genome, one window contains:
- the AIF1 gene encoding allograft inflammatory factor 1 isoform X3 encodes MSQSRDLQGGKAFGLLKAQQEERLDEINKQFLDDPKYSSDEDLPSKLEAFKNIMSLKRMLEKLGVPKTHLELKKLIKEVSSGSGETFSYTDFLRMMLGKRSAILKMILMYEEKAREQEKPTGVPAKKAISELP; translated from the exons ATGAGCCAAAGCAGGGATTTACAGG GAGGAAAAGCCTTCGGGCTGCTGAAGGCCCAGCAGGAAGAGAGACTGGATGAAATCAACAAG CAATTCCTGGATGATCCCAAGTATAGCAGTGATGAGGATCTGCCCTCCAAACTGGAAGCCTTCAAGA ATATCATGTCCCTGAAGCGAATGCTGGAGAAACTTGGAGTCCCCAAGACCCACCTAGAGCTAAAGAAACTAATCAAGGAGGTGTCCAGTGGCTCTGGGGAGACTTTCAGCTACACTGACTTTCTCAGGATGATGTTGGGCAAGAGATCTGCCATCCTAAAAAT GATCCTGATGTATGAGGAGAAAGCAAGAGAACAGGAGAAACCAACAGGTGTTCCAGCCAAGAAAGCTATCTCTGAGTTGCCCTGA
- the NCR3 gene encoding natural cytotoxicity triggering receptor 3 codes for MARMLLLIFIMVQPGSCALWVAQPPEIRTQEGTTAFLPCSFNASQGRPAIGSVTWYRDKVAPGKEVKNGTPDFRGRLASLASSRFLCDHQAELHIWDIRGRDAGVYVCRVEVLGLGVGTGNGSLLVVEKGPPWLGANTILLLRAAFYAFSFLSVAMGSTIYYQGKCHCHMGTHCHSLDGL; via the exons ATGGCCCGGATGCTGTTGCTCATCTTTATCATGGTCCAGCCAG GATCCTGTGCTCTCTGGGTGGCCCAGCCCCCTGAGATTCGTACCCAAGAGGGCACCACTGCCTTCCTGCCCTGCTCCTTTAATGCAAGCCAAGGGAGACCAGCCATTGGCTCCGTCACGTGGTACCGGGACAAGGTGGCCCCGGGGAAGGAGGTGAAGAATGGGACCCCAGACTTCAGGGGCCGCTTGGCCTCTCTTGCCTCTTCCCGCTTCCTCTGTGACCACCAGGCTGAGCTGCACATCTGGGACATCCGAGGCCGTGATGCTGGCGTCTACGTGTGCAGGGTGGAAGTGCTGGGCCTGGGTGTCGGGACAGGGAATGGGTCTCTGCTGGTGGTGGAGAAAG GACCTCCTTGGCTAGGGGCCAACACCATCCTCCTCCTTCGGGCTGCATTTTATGCCTTCAGCTTTCTCTCTGTGGCCATGGGCAGCACCATCTATTACCAAGGCAAAT GCCACTGTCACATGGGAACACACTGCCACTCCTTGGATGGCCTCTGA
- the AIF1 gene encoding allograft inflammatory factor 1 isoform X1, which produces MSQSRDLQGGKAFGLLKAQQEERLDEINKQFLDDPKYSSDEDLPSKLEAFKSEGKTAGVEGEKYMEFDLNGNGDIDIMSLKRMLEKLGVPKTHLELKKLIKEVSSGSGETFSYTDFLRMMLGKRSAILKMILMYEEKAREQEKPTGVPAKKAISELP; this is translated from the exons ATGAGCCAAAGCAGGGATTTACAGG GAGGAAAAGCCTTCGGGCTGCTGAAGGCCCAGCAGGAAGAGAGACTGGATGAAATCAACAAG CAATTCCTGGATGATCCCAAGTATAGCAGTGATGAGGATCTGCCCTCCAAACTGGAAGCCTTCAAGAGTGAGGGGAAAACTGCAGGGGTGGAGGGGG AGAAATACATGGAGTTTGACCTGAATGGAAACGGAGATATTG ATATCATGTCCCTGAAGCGAATGCTGGAGAAACTTGGAGTCCCCAAGACCCACCTAGAGCTAAAGAAACTAATCAAGGAGGTGTCCAGTGGCTCTGGGGAGACTTTCAGCTACACTGACTTTCTCAGGATGATGTTGGGCAAGAGATCTGCCATCCTAAAAAT GATCCTGATGTATGAGGAGAAAGCAAGAGAACAGGAGAAACCAACAGGTGTTCCAGCCAAGAAAGCTATCTCTGAGTTGCCCTGA
- the AIF1 gene encoding allograft inflammatory factor 1 isoform X2: protein MSQSRDLQGGKAFGLLKAQQEERLDEINKQFLDDPKYSSDEDLPSKLEAFKKKYMEFDLNGNGDIDIMSLKRMLEKLGVPKTHLELKKLIKEVSSGSGETFSYTDFLRMMLGKRSAILKMILMYEEKAREQEKPTGVPAKKAISELP, encoded by the exons ATGAGCCAAAGCAGGGATTTACAGG GAGGAAAAGCCTTCGGGCTGCTGAAGGCCCAGCAGGAAGAGAGACTGGATGAAATCAACAAG CAATTCCTGGATGATCCCAAGTATAGCAGTGATGAGGATCTGCCCTCCAAACTGGAAGCCTTCAAGA AGAAATACATGGAGTTTGACCTGAATGGAAACGGAGATATTG ATATCATGTCCCTGAAGCGAATGCTGGAGAAACTTGGAGTCCCCAAGACCCACCTAGAGCTAAAGAAACTAATCAAGGAGGTGTCCAGTGGCTCTGGGGAGACTTTCAGCTACACTGACTTTCTCAGGATGATGTTGGGCAAGAGATCTGCCATCCTAAAAAT GATCCTGATGTATGAGGAGAAAGCAAGAGAACAGGAGAAACCAACAGGTGTTCCAGCCAAGAAAGCTATCTCTGAGTTGCCCTGA